TAATTGTTTGAGAAATTATTATAACCAGGCGCATCATAGCAGACTTCGAAGAATTTATGCAAAAGAAGTTATTGAAAAAATATTATGTGAAATAGGCGTATGAGTTTTAGAATATGATAGTATCTCCTTTTTATCAGAGGGTATGATTAAACAAATTACGAAAATCTTAATAAAAATTGTATTGCAAAATATTAAAAAAATGATATTTTATAATAAAATTTAACATTTTCGAGAAAAAATGAACACGAACCGGAAAGTTTGCAGATTCTATTTAAAAAAATTGAATAGTGATACATTTTTAAAAATTAAAATATAAGAAAAATAAGGACATCTAGATGTCCTTATTTCGTTTTTTGGACATAACAAAAAAATTATTATATAATATAAAATTTTAAAATGCTTAATCAATTGGTCCAAACTTATTTTCCTAAAAATTAGGAAAATATTGGGTGAAAATAATATTTAGTCCAAACTTATTTTCCTAAAAATAAAAAATTGAATATAAGTTTAATACTTCTGTGATATGTTTAGTCCAAACTTACTTTCCCACTGTCATTTATTGTGAATAGGTAAATGAAAACCTTCAGACAGATGTAAGAAATTACTTCGTTTGGAGGTTTTATTATGGCCGGCTGATGACAATTATCACTACTAAGTAGGAACAGTTTAAAATATTAAATTTTAATTTGTGAAAAATTCGACATATTATAACAATCGCTTATGATATACTGTGTATGCAAAGTTATGCAGTATTTGCTTTTTAAAAAGCTGTCTAGTTTATTTAGCCGATTCATCCGTTATTGTAAAAAATAAATTCTGTAAAGGAGACAAAGTGTGAAAAAAAGAATTTTAGGTTTGTTTTTAGTTGTTATAATGATAATGGGAAACAGCTCAATGGTTTTTGCCGGAGTTATTGAAGAATCTACACCTATTAATAATGTAAATGGTACTAGTACAGTTTTAACAACAGACAATACGACTTTAAATGTGGACACAGAATATAAACTGCTTGATTACTAGGAGGATAAAGCACCATGAAACACACAAAAGTATTAGGGTACACATTAATTGGGTTAAGCATTTTTATTACGTTATTATTCCTATTTAATACTAATTTAATACGCTCTGAATCGTATATTCTTGCAGTAGATGGATATATAATTTCAAAAAATCTTATAACTATTTTTTTACTTTTTAGCCTTTCACAACTAGGCTATCATCTGTTAAAAAAATAGATGACAATAGGCCTGAATCGGCTACAATAAATTAATACTATATATCAACCTATTTACTCTTGAGAAATTGCAGTTTTCTCAAGAGTATTTTTATAATACCTAAAATACATAAAAAAAAATTGAAATATAATATATAATATTTGCTGTTATAATGATATGTAAAGTTGTAATTTTCTATACTGAAAGGATGTGGCTCTATTGGATCTTGTTGCCGCTTTTATCATGACATTTTTACTGCTAGTAATCTGTGCATTTAAGGGAATCTTTCTTGCGTATCCTTTAGCTGCCGGAATAATTTTATTTTTTATAGTTGCATGGAGAAGAGGATATAGTTTTAAAGATATATTTAATATGGCATACAGAGGGGGAAAAAAATCTTATGTAGTGATAAGAGTTTTTATTATGATCGGAGCTCTTATTCCCATATGGACAGCTTCCGGTACGGTGCCGGCTATCGTTTATTACGGAATAGAATTAATTAAACCCAATCTGTTCATTTTATCGTCATTTTTAATCAGTTGTTTTGTATCCTTTTTAATAGGAACATCGGTTGGAACCTCCGGCATTGTCGGAGCAGCTCTAATGGTTATTGCGAAAAGCGGCGATGTGAACTTAGCAGCTGCGGCCGGAGCAATCATTGCAGGCGCTTATTTTGGTGACAGGTGTTCCCCTGTTTCTTCAAGTGCCAGCTTTGTTGCCTATATAACGGAAACCAATATATATGACAACATCAAAAGCATGTTTAAGACAAGCATCATTCCATTTGCAATTTCAGTGGCTTTTTATACGGCAGTGTCACAAAGGTATCTTCTTCACGGGCGGACAAACATTATGCATGATCTGATACTCAAGGAGTTCAACCTGAATTGGGTTGTATTGATTCCTGTGCTTGTCGTTTTCATTTTCTCAATATTTAGGGTGGACATTAAAAAGTTAATGCTGCTAAGTATAATTGCGGCATTTATAATCAGTATTACCGTGCAGCATCAGACCGTATTAAGCTGTATAAAGTTTATAGTGTTCGGGTTCAGCATGGATGACTCAAGTCCTCTTCATCCCATAATAAAAGGCGGCGGAATCATTTCTCTTCTCAAAACAGCTTTAGTCGTATTTTTGGCCTCCGCTTTTGCAGAAATATTGGAAGAGGCTGAGATACTCAGCAATATAGAACGGATTACTTCAAATGTGAGTTCCAGATATGAAATTTTCAGAAATGTATTCATTACAAGTCTGTTTGGAGCAATTATAGGATGCAGTCAGACTTTTGCGGTAATGCTTACCTATATGCTGAACAAGAAAGGATACGAAAAAAACAAACTGGATAATTCCTATGCTGCCATGGATCTCGAGAATACAGCTATAATGGTATCGGCACTGGTCCCGTGGAATGTAGCGATGCTTACTCCGATGACGATATTAGGCACAAATTCGGCCTGTATACCGTATTTGACATACATATATATGATTCCTCTATGGAATTTGCTCTATTTAAAATTGCGAGAAAATATCGTTAAGAAGATCGATTGTGTTTAAAAATCCGGTATGTTAAA
This region of Aminipila luticellarii genomic DNA includes:
- a CDS encoding Na+/H+ antiporter NhaC family protein; translated protein: MDLVAAFIMTFLLLVICAFKGIFLAYPLAAGIILFFIVAWRRGYSFKDIFNMAYRGGKKSYVVIRVFIMIGALIPIWTASGTVPAIVYYGIELIKPNLFILSSFLISCFVSFLIGTSVGTSGIVGAALMVIAKSGDVNLAAAAGAIIAGAYFGDRCSPVSSSASFVAYITETNIYDNIKSMFKTSIIPFAISVAFYTAVSQRYLLHGRTNIMHDLILKEFNLNWVVLIPVLVVFIFSIFRVDIKKLMLLSIIAAFIISITVQHQTVLSCIKFIVFGFSMDDSSPLHPIIKGGGIISLLKTALVVFLASAFAEILEEAEILSNIERITSNVSSRYEIFRNVFITSLFGAIIGCSQTFAVMLTYMLNKKGYEKNKLDNSYAAMDLENTAIMVSALVPWNVAMLTPMTILGTNSACIPYLTYIYMIPLWNLLYLKLRENIVKKIDCV